A portion of the Cyanobium sp. PCC 7001 genome contains these proteins:
- a CDS encoding glycosyltransferase family 2 protein, which translates to MSVTGPRPETRNVPDLAWLPSPNRRLVAAAHRIATGRPIQGLHQLIRVANASAGLRSYCTHLARQALLEIRESAIAPPLLRSPQPPHQTPEALLSWVVAHPARLVELTEASPAALRLGLLYQQIWDATVWLSLSPDAHEACQEEALHCLDGLRVELAGHPPTPLNPRQPPQARLERTIRLRLGLEQLLAWHPWPWLPRLVDATAPANAAAGPMASRDLPRHWLEARRITHGHLLEERRRINWEQERRRNRQAGLVSVVIPVWGAGRELAACLESLRHMEGRDRLEILLVDNGNTDATTCAVLAEAPRQDPRVQVLRQSRNFGFALGSNLGFAASRGQWVLFLNSDARLEGDALSPLLQALKDRRCRAVQPALLTPTGDVQCLGIVFGSASPLGIALHAGSAPDAALLRPRRVPAVTAACVLLRADEFAAVEGFDVGYLNGQEDTDLCLRLQERFGGTCLVVGQATAIHPEGSSPGRYRFIEANRSRLIARWPHPPQGWLERTARQDGLALVGFLNQDRPGRPAWLRSPRPVFRPHGCGTAGAGER; encoded by the coding sequence ATGTCCGTGACAGGCCCCCGACCGGAAACCCGCAACGTCCCGGATCTCGCCTGGTTGCCGTCCCCCAACCGCCGGCTGGTCGCAGCGGCCCATCGGATCGCCACTGGCCGCCCCATCCAGGGGCTGCATCAGCTGATCCGGGTGGCCAACGCTTCAGCCGGACTGCGCTCGTACTGCACGCACCTCGCCCGTCAGGCCCTGCTGGAAATCCGCGAGAGCGCCATCGCCCCGCCCCTGCTGCGGAGCCCACAGCCTCCTCACCAGACACCCGAAGCCCTTCTGAGCTGGGTGGTGGCCCATCCCGCCCGACTGGTCGAACTCACGGAGGCCAGTCCCGCGGCCCTGCGACTCGGACTGCTGTACCAACAGATCTGGGACGCCACCGTCTGGCTCAGCCTGAGTCCTGACGCCCATGAAGCCTGCCAGGAAGAGGCGCTGCATTGCCTCGATGGGTTGCGCGTGGAGCTCGCCGGCCATCCGCCCACACCGTTGAATCCCCGCCAGCCTCCCCAGGCCCGGCTGGAGCGGACCATCCGGCTGAGGCTCGGGCTGGAGCAGCTGCTCGCCTGGCACCCCTGGCCCTGGCTGCCCCGCCTGGTCGACGCCACGGCTCCTGCCAACGCCGCCGCGGGCCCGATGGCCTCCAGGGATCTGCCACGACACTGGCTGGAGGCACGCCGGATCACCCACGGGCATCTTCTGGAGGAACGCCGGCGGATCAACTGGGAGCAGGAGCGGCGGCGGAACCGTCAGGCGGGGTTGGTCAGTGTGGTGATCCCGGTGTGGGGTGCCGGCCGGGAACTGGCGGCTTGCCTGGAGAGCCTGCGGCACATGGAGGGCCGTGATCGCCTGGAGATTCTGCTGGTGGACAATGGCAACACCGATGCCACCACCTGCGCCGTGCTGGCGGAAGCCCCCCGGCAGGATCCGCGGGTCCAGGTGCTGCGCCAGAGCCGCAATTTCGGCTTTGCGCTGGGATCCAATCTCGGTTTCGCAGCCAGCCGGGGACAATGGGTGCTGTTCCTCAACAGTGATGCCCGCCTGGAGGGGGATGCTCTGTCCCCGCTGCTGCAGGCCCTGAAGGATCGTCGCTGTCGGGCGGTGCAGCCGGCACTGCTCACACCCACTGGGGACGTGCAGTGCCTGGGCATTGTGTTCGGCTCCGCCAGCCCCCTGGGCATCGCCCTGCATGCGGGTTCTGCACCGGATGCGGCTCTGCTGAGGCCGCGGCGGGTGCCAGCCGTGACGGCAGCCTGCGTGCTGCTGCGGGCCGACGAGTTCGCGGCCGTGGAGGGATTCGACGTGGGCTATCTCAACGGCCAGGAAGACACGGATCTCTGTCTTCGGCTGCAGGAGCGCTTCGGGGGCACCTGCCTGGTGGTGGGGCAAGCCACGGCCATCCATCCGGAGGGCTCCAGTCCCGGGAGGTACCGCTTCATCGAGGCCAATCGCAGCCGCCTGATTGCCCGTTGGCCCCATCCGCCGCAAGGGTGGCTCGAACGCACGGCCCGGCAGGATGGATTGGCCCTGGTGGGCTTTCTGAACCAGGACCGTCCGGGTCGCCCGGCATGGCTGCGATCACCGCGGCCGGTGTTCAGGCCCCACGGGTGCGGGACAGCTGGCGCAGGAGAGCGCTGA
- the rfbG gene encoding CDP-glucose 4,6-dehydratase produces the protein MTDPLGIDPGFWAGRRVLLTGHTGFKGAWLSLWLLQLGAQVHGLALPPEGDESLYKSLALEERFPRRLISRLVDVRDAAAVGAAVQAAQPEVVLHLAAQALVRRGYADPVGTWATNTIGSLHLLEALKHLQHPCAVVMVTTDKVYENREWVHGYRETDRLGGHDPYSASKAGAELAIASWRRSFCGHGPHQVSQLAIATARAGNVIGGGDWADHRVVPDAMRACAASTALPLRSPEATRPWQHVLEPLGGYLMLAEALHRDPDTFAEAWNFGPALESNRRVAELVDALHRHWPGHWVDASDPAHPHEAGLLHLAIDKAVGRLGWHPRWGFAATVARTACWYRQVYEGASPLACCQADLEAYRAG, from the coding sequence ATGACGGATCCCCTGGGGATCGACCCCGGTTTCTGGGCTGGCCGGCGGGTGCTGCTCACCGGCCATACGGGCTTCAAGGGCGCCTGGCTCAGCCTGTGGCTGCTCCAGCTCGGTGCTCAGGTGCACGGGCTGGCCCTGCCTCCTGAGGGCGATGAGAGTCTTTACAAGTCGCTGGCTCTTGAGGAGCGGTTCCCCCGTCGACTGATCTCACGGCTGGTGGATGTGCGTGACGCGGCGGCCGTGGGAGCAGCAGTGCAGGCGGCCCAGCCCGAGGTGGTGCTCCACCTGGCGGCCCAGGCGCTCGTGCGGCGCGGCTACGCGGATCCAGTCGGCACCTGGGCCACCAACACCATCGGCTCCCTCCATCTGCTGGAAGCCCTGAAGCACCTGCAGCATCCCTGTGCCGTGGTGATGGTCACCACCGACAAGGTGTACGAGAACCGGGAATGGGTGCATGGCTACCGGGAGACCGATCGCCTCGGCGGCCATGACCCCTACAGCGCCAGCAAGGCGGGAGCGGAGCTCGCCATCGCCTCCTGGCGCCGGAGCTTCTGTGGCCACGGGCCCCATCAGGTGAGCCAGCTGGCCATCGCCACCGCCCGGGCCGGCAATGTGATCGGAGGTGGCGACTGGGCTGACCACCGGGTGGTGCCCGACGCAATGCGGGCCTGTGCGGCGTCCACCGCCCTTCCCCTGCGCAGTCCCGAGGCGACACGTCCCTGGCAGCACGTGCTGGAGCCCCTCGGCGGCTACCTCATGCTGGCGGAGGCGCTGCACCGGGATCCGGACACGTTCGCCGAAGCCTGGAATTTCGGACCTGCCCTCGAGTCGAACCGCCGAGTCGCTGAGCTGGTGGACGCGCTGCATCGCCACTGGCCGGGGCATTGGGTGGATGCCAGCGATCCGGCCCATCCCCATGAGGCCGGCCTGCTGCACCTGGCCATCGACAAGGCTGTCGGCCGGCTGGGTTGGCATCCCCGCTGGGGTTTTGCCGCCACGGTGGCCCGCACCGCCTGCTGGTACAGGCAGGTGTATGAAGGGGCCTCCCCCCTGGCCTGTTGCCAGGCCGACCTGGAGGCGTACCGAGCGGGCTGA
- a CDS encoding dTDP-4-dehydrorhamnose 3,5-epimerase family protein codes for MATPLAGLVELRSTAFTDGRGSFLNAFRLEEMHAWWGHRAVHQINVSRTERVGAIRGLHGQQGPTPEAKLVRCLRGRVFDVAVDVRPGSSTRGQWRSLELTPEAGNAWLIPEGVLHGFQVLEAGSELLYVHSAPYRPGDQVGVVWNDPELAIAWPLPALDLSQRDQQLPLLAAL; via the coding sequence GTGGCCACTCCCCTTGCGGGCCTGGTGGAGCTTCGCTCCACGGCCTTCACCGATGGGCGCGGCAGCTTTCTCAATGCCTTCCGCCTCGAGGAGATGCACGCCTGGTGGGGGCATCGGGCCGTCCATCAGATCAACGTCAGCCGCACCGAACGGGTCGGGGCGATCCGTGGCCTGCACGGTCAGCAGGGCCCCACCCCTGAGGCCAAGCTGGTGCGATGCCTGCGTGGTCGCGTGTTCGATGTCGCCGTCGACGTCCGGCCTGGCTCTAGCACCCGGGGCCAGTGGCGGTCTCTGGAGTTGACCCCCGAGGCCGGCAATGCCTGGCTGATCCCCGAGGGTGTCCTGCACGGCTTTCAGGTGCTGGAAGCCGGCAGCGAGCTGCTCTACGTCCACTCCGCTCCTTACCGCCCGGGCGACCAGGTCGGGGTGGTGTGGAATGATCCGGAACTTGCCATCGCCTGGCCCCTGCCAGCGCTCGATCTCAGCCAGCGCGATCAGCAGCTTCCGTTGCTGGCTGCCCTGTGA
- a CDS encoding sulfotransferase family protein — protein MAPLVFVLRPSPQGQKICRRVLKGLGLAVTEASPDSERASGHTVFMGAGLIERYRDLAHRFPTSRFILLVPRPLESAMGHAGSERDTSEGLVALGQEVEAFFADQPERLLTVQLPSQEGRVALKRFLQLPEPQVSPSPGSDLATRRLRRQRRERARTKVFCIGFHKTGTTSLERALEYLGYRVIGRRRLSRARSLEELFASCCELVPRYNAFQDNPWPIFFKDLDARYPGSKFILTVRSPDEWLRSQLKHFGAKSSQMRQLIYGVGSPLGHEDIYRDRFNQHNQEVLEYFHDRPSDLLVLDLTAGDGWEKLCPFLGHSIPDVPFPRSNTAQDRLQREQLQSRSLSRRGSEA, from the coding sequence ATGGCCCCTCTTGTCTTCGTCCTCAGGCCCTCCCCACAGGGCCAGAAGATCTGTCGCCGCGTCCTCAAAGGACTCGGCCTAGCCGTCACCGAGGCTTCGCCGGATTCGGAGCGGGCATCCGGTCACACCGTGTTCATGGGAGCCGGGCTGATCGAGCGGTACCGCGACCTCGCGCATCGCTTCCCCACCAGCCGTTTCATCCTCCTCGTGCCCCGACCGTTGGAATCGGCCATGGGTCATGCAGGATCCGAAAGGGACACCAGTGAAGGCCTGGTGGCCCTGGGTCAGGAGGTCGAAGCCTTTTTTGCTGATCAGCCTGAGCGGTTGCTGACGGTGCAGCTCCCCAGTCAGGAGGGCAGGGTTGCACTCAAACGTTTCCTGCAGCTTCCTGAACCGCAAGTTTCGCCATCCCCTGGGTCAGACCTCGCGACCAGACGCTTGAGGCGCCAGCGTCGCGAACGGGCGAGAACGAAAGTGTTCTGCATTGGGTTTCACAAGACCGGCACCACAAGCCTGGAGCGCGCTCTTGAATACCTGGGGTATCGCGTGATCGGGCGTAGGCGCCTCAGCAGAGCGCGCTCGCTGGAAGAACTTTTCGCCAGCTGCTGTGAGCTTGTTCCACGCTACAATGCTTTTCAAGATAATCCCTGGCCCATCTTCTTCAAGGATCTCGATGCTCGGTATCCTGGCAGTAAATTCATTCTTACGGTTCGTTCTCCCGATGAATGGCTGCGCAGCCAGCTCAAACACTTTGGCGCAAAGTCGTCACAGATGCGGCAGTTGATCTATGGGGTTGGCTCTCCATTGGGTCATGAGGACATCTATCGCGATCGCTTCAACCAGCACAACCAAGAGGTTCTTGAGTACTTCCACGACCGACCGTCCGATCTGTTGGTGCTGGATCTCACGGCCGGCGATGGCTGGGAGAAGTTATGCCCTTTTCTCGGTCACTCCATTCCGGACGTTCCCTTCCCCCGCTCCAACACGGCCCAGGACCGCCTCCAACGGGAACAACTCCAGAGCCGTTCCCTTTCTCGGCGGGGCTCAGAGGCCTAG
- a CDS encoding glycosyltransferase, giving the protein MAFAQSLQRAFRAKGVATRLLFRDTYETAPLPPHDTTLLVLRGKFRPKPAWLEHCPHRRRLLWQISWPLDISREELASYHRVFVASRQDRKRLAYLSGRPTHVLLQATDFRCFGTPPLPSRGLLFVGNTRGVDRPLILAFARSGIPLTIIGAGWDRYGIQAERESISNHELPKLYAQSLAVLNDHHGAMRDFGYLNNRVFDVLACGVPVITDMAPGCPDALLPGVVVHGPDHDPWQTLREVMARRDQAGLMAQIAACVASEHGFEARAEVMLRICRGEVAEMVR; this is encoded by the coding sequence GTGGCCTTCGCCCAGAGCCTGCAGCGGGCCTTTCGCGCCAAGGGGGTGGCCACAAGGCTGCTGTTCCGCGATACCTACGAGACGGCGCCGCTCCCCCCCCATGACACCACCCTGCTGGTGCTGCGGGGTAAGTTCCGCCCCAAGCCGGCCTGGCTAGAGCACTGTCCCCACAGGCGGCGCCTGCTCTGGCAGATCAGCTGGCCCCTCGACATCAGCCGCGAAGAGCTGGCGTCCTATCACCGTGTGTTTGTGGCCTCCCGGCAGGACCGCAAGCGGCTGGCCTACCTCAGCGGGCGACCCACCCACGTGTTGCTGCAGGCCACGGACTTTCGCTGTTTCGGCACTCCGCCCTTGCCCTCCAGGGGCCTGCTGTTCGTCGGCAACACCCGCGGCGTGGATCGTCCCTTGATTCTTGCCTTTGCCCGCAGTGGCATCCCTCTCACCATCATCGGGGCCGGTTGGGATCGGTATGGCATCCAGGCTGAGCGCGAGAGCATCAGCAATCACGAATTGCCCAAGCTGTATGCCCAGAGCCTGGCTGTGCTCAACGATCACCATGGCGCCATGCGCGACTTCGGCTATCTCAACAACCGCGTCTTCGACGTGCTCGCCTGCGGTGTTCCGGTGATCACCGACATGGCACCGGGATGTCCCGACGCCCTGTTGCCCGGCGTGGTGGTGCATGGTCCGGATCACGATCCATGGCAGACACTCCGGGAGGTGATGGCTCGTCGTGACCAGGCGGGTCTGATGGCGCAGATCGCAGCCTGTGTGGCTTCGGAGCATGGGTTTGAAGCCCGGGCCGAGGTGATGTTGCGCATCTGCCGAGGGGAGGTCGCAGAAATGGTGCGGTGA
- the rfbF gene encoding glucose-1-phosphate cytidylyltransferase yields MKAVILAGGLGTRLSEETQLRPKPMVEVGGRPILWHILKIYSSFGINDFVVCCGYKGYMIKEYFANYFLHTSDVTFHMDEGNRMEVHHQKTEPWKVTLVDTGESTQTGGRLARVRPYLGEGSFCFTYGDGLADVDVAALVRHHTGHGLQATLTAVQPPGRYGALHLEEDRVVQFQEKPDGDNAWINGGFFVLEPSVCDLIADDASVFEADVLPRLASQGQLSAFRHSGFWQPMDTLRERNRLEALWDGGRAPWKHWP; encoded by the coding sequence ATGAAAGCTGTCATCCTGGCAGGCGGTCTTGGCACCCGTCTCTCCGAGGAAACCCAGCTTCGTCCCAAGCCGATGGTGGAGGTGGGCGGCAGACCGATTCTGTGGCACATCCTCAAGATCTACAGCTCCTTCGGCATCAACGACTTTGTGGTGTGTTGTGGCTACAAGGGCTACATGATCAAGGAATACTTTGCCAATTATTTCCTCCATACCAGTGATGTCACCTTCCATATGGATGAGGGCAACCGGATGGAAGTGCACCATCAGAAGACCGAACCGTGGAAAGTGACGCTGGTCGATACCGGTGAGAGCACCCAGACCGGAGGCCGGCTGGCTCGGGTGCGTCCCTATCTCGGTGAAGGGAGCTTCTGCTTCACCTATGGCGATGGTCTGGCCGATGTCGATGTGGCGGCCCTGGTGCGCCATCACACTGGCCACGGCCTGCAGGCCACGCTCACGGCCGTCCAGCCGCCCGGCCGCTACGGGGCGCTTCATCTGGAGGAAGACCGGGTGGTGCAGTTCCAGGAGAAGCCCGATGGCGACAACGCCTGGATCAACGGCGGCTTCTTCGTTCTGGAGCCGTCCGTCTGCGATCTGATCGCCGATGACGCCAGCGTCTTCGAAGCGGATGTCCTGCCCCGGTTGGCGAGCCAGGGCCAGCTCTCGGCCTTTCGCCACAGCGGCTTCTGGCAGCCGATGGACACCCTGCGGGAACGCAACCGGCTCGAGGCCCTCTGGGACGGGGGCCGGGCCCCCTGGAAGCACTGGCCATGA
- a CDS encoding glycosyltransferase family A protein produces MSILAWPITLDVHTQLNLQGLVQRLHALPGVGHYVFVGGLDQLLLVPGQALPEACRPWLLSLESAEGLPEGDVLDGGPGEAVLGLLPVHWSRGLLTSANGVPALAELPGLANRICNLADLPWEEPCRSELSAAIRAYRLAAAAAPYGAAGLLGLLQQERRLRHRIDGRSWPGQRWRPPVDPSGWIGPDDEPSADQADQLVALVHLLPEDEQVGFAVQMAGHLRDLLTATAGEAPTQPPPPWVWSACEALIGGLNTRDLQLAAVGEGLRRHTLTAARRLEDPLLRATRLLRTLDSGSLRRDPGLVEALAAAVDTVVDQIDEASRLGDGQRRRLLQRQLAEALRGVGSNILLLKELVLQLSPASCSQLPQRQPPSACLLLLKGLLVLDRETVMALPVERQQALIQLFERLLPRVWWQAELLRVLLRDLRRFPLDGSWLSLQGGTVLEGTVRLHRYLVAPSAGADQEMELMRWQLLVLLRFTGGVKDRISLLRRLQEINPGAAGRCWQGGEESAVLEAACAGLGAHTTSLLRLWAEARQVPDLLPLAGDGSGGVRGTFERVLEHWRHSERWRSPRTGASIAVVITTFRPDLERLAQTFEALALQTLPAEEILVVDDGSPAVEAEALAQLIDLHHYGRNLPLKLLRQNSNRGQYACRNVAIAASRSELLAIQDDDDLSHPLRLERQWEALQGGKLACYAQHVRLDEATGHPQPDGDGTRAVGDGITTLMVRRSTAVELGGFYPVRSRGDVEFRERLLRRFGEGAIAWLEQPLYLMRGAPTTISSDFEYGCSLRLPTWRRLIREGYLA; encoded by the coding sequence GTGTCCATCCTCGCCTGGCCGATCACCCTGGACGTCCACACCCAGCTCAATCTGCAGGGACTGGTTCAGCGGCTGCATGCGCTGCCTGGGGTGGGGCACTACGTCTTCGTTGGGGGCCTGGACCAGTTGCTCCTGGTGCCAGGCCAGGCCCTTCCCGAAGCCTGCAGACCCTGGCTGCTGAGTCTCGAGAGCGCAGAGGGCCTGCCTGAAGGTGATGTCCTTGACGGCGGGCCTGGCGAAGCGGTGCTGGGCCTGCTGCCCGTGCACTGGAGTCGTGGGCTCCTGACTTCCGCCAACGGGGTTCCGGCGTTGGCGGAGCTGCCCGGACTGGCCAATCGGATTTGCAACCTGGCGGATCTCCCCTGGGAAGAACCCTGCAGATCCGAGCTGTCCGCGGCGATCCGCGCCTACCGACTGGCCGCAGCGGCGGCGCCGTACGGAGCGGCCGGGCTCCTGGGCCTGCTCCAGCAGGAACGACGGCTGCGGCACCGGATTGATGGCCGCAGCTGGCCTGGGCAGCGCTGGCGGCCACCCGTTGATCCCAGCGGCTGGATTGGCCCCGACGACGAGCCGAGTGCGGACCAGGCCGATCAGCTGGTGGCACTGGTGCATCTGCTGCCGGAGGACGAGCAGGTTGGCTTCGCCGTGCAGATGGCCGGGCACCTGCGGGATCTGCTGACTGCCACGGCAGGCGAGGCGCCAACCCAGCCCCCGCCGCCATGGGTGTGGTCCGCCTGCGAGGCCCTGATCGGAGGCCTCAACACGCGAGACCTCCAGCTGGCCGCCGTGGGGGAGGGACTCCGCCGCCACACCCTCACCGCAGCGCGGCGCCTCGAGGATCCGTTGCTGCGGGCCACGCGCCTGCTGCGGACCCTCGACAGTGGCAGCCTGCGGCGGGACCCCGGGCTTGTCGAAGCCCTGGCCGCAGCGGTGGACACCGTGGTGGATCAGATCGATGAAGCCTCCAGACTCGGAGACGGTCAGCGGCGGCGCCTGCTGCAGCGTCAGCTGGCGGAGGCCCTTCGGGGGGTGGGGTCCAACATCCTGCTGCTGAAGGAGCTGGTGCTGCAGCTGAGTCCTGCCAGCTGCAGCCAGCTACCCCAGCGCCAGCCGCCCTCAGCCTGCCTGCTGCTCCTGAAGGGGCTTCTGGTGCTGGACAGGGAGACCGTGATGGCCTTGCCGGTGGAACGGCAACAGGCCCTGATCCAGCTGTTCGAGCGGCTGTTGCCGCGGGTGTGGTGGCAGGCGGAGCTGCTGCGCGTCCTGCTGCGCGACCTGAGGCGCTTTCCTCTGGATGGTTCCTGGCTGTCCCTGCAGGGCGGCACGGTCCTGGAAGGAACCGTGCGGCTGCACCGGTATCTGGTGGCACCCAGTGCCGGGGCCGACCAGGAGATGGAGCTGATGCGCTGGCAACTCCTGGTGCTGCTGCGCTTCACGGGCGGCGTGAAGGACCGCATCAGCCTCCTGCGCCGCCTGCAGGAGATCAATCCGGGGGCTGCAGGACGCTGCTGGCAGGGTGGGGAGGAGTCGGCGGTCCTGGAGGCTGCCTGTGCGGGGCTCGGCGCCCACACCACATCCCTGCTGCGGCTGTGGGCGGAAGCCAGGCAGGTGCCCGATCTGCTGCCGCTTGCAGGAGACGGATCCGGGGGGGTGCGGGGCACATTCGAGCGGGTTCTGGAGCACTGGCGGCACAGCGAACGCTGGCGATCTCCCAGGACCGGGGCTTCCATCGCCGTGGTGATCACCACGTTTCGGCCGGACCTGGAGCGCCTGGCACAGACCTTTGAGGCTCTGGCTCTGCAGACGCTGCCTGCCGAGGAGATCCTGGTGGTGGATGACGGATCACCTGCGGTGGAGGCGGAAGCCCTGGCGCAGCTGATCGATCTGCACCACTACGGCAGGAACCTGCCACTGAAACTGCTGCGGCAGAACAGCAACCGCGGCCAGTACGCCTGCCGCAACGTGGCGATCGCGGCCAGCCGCTCGGAGCTGCTGGCGATCCAGGACGATGACGATCTCTCCCATCCCCTGCGGTTGGAACGGCAGTGGGAGGCGCTCCAGGGCGGCAAGCTGGCCTGCTACGCCCAGCATGTGCGTCTGGATGAGGCCACGGGCCACCCCCAGCCCGATGGCGATGGCACCCGGGCTGTCGGCGATGGCATCACCACCTTGATGGTGCGGCGCAGCACGGCCGTGGAGCTGGGCGGGTTCTACCCGGTGCGCTCCCGTGGGGATGTGGAGTTCCGTGAGCGGCTGCTGCGGCGCTTCGGGGAGGGGGCGATCGCCTGGCTGGAGCAACCCCTGTACCTCATGCGAGGCGCCCCCACCACGATTTCGTCCGACTTCGAGTACGGCTGCAGTCTGCGGCTGCCCACCTGGCGCCGGCTGATCCGGGAGGGGTACCTGGCATGA
- a CDS encoding glycosyltransferase, with protein MPPYSSLSTGPAASSEDQIWWPERLLPNVTGTATNPGPDVAFVTVANDRFLPGLEALLLSLRAVYPELSSPVVVFHDGSLGSVARAELEAIHPRVRFEVPHPSWADALPLDSPNRERIGLLGYLNTYAFALEGFRRVIVLDSDVLVLGPLDPLWAPGEAFRAVPDCGALPYGLVSAHTGKPVLNSGMISIPGWALGPAMLDRMHRLISLAAQPVCPLLDSFADQKVWNLLFAEHSVELMPVNFNCNIKYVVQFLEGCTEGLSLVHFAGPKPWLRDAQPRARSKSVVDHWLWIRHHRELLCAERLRQYEGFLASRAALPELVPAPRSRPALLADDPAALRLELPTDHGLHLLLPSADTSQWPPSEWPSDWQTLVAELAEQQPLHLWAPFCLRSILASLVWHPAIRLEFILLERPFSAPDLVDQGGCAFVPWRGSLRASLRAAVERRLQAMSIRWVGS; from the coding sequence TTGCCGCCCTACAGCTCCCTGAGCACAGGCCCCGCTGCCTCCAGCGAGGACCAGATCTGGTGGCCGGAACGCCTCCTGCCGAACGTCACGGGCACCGCCACGAATCCCGGCCCGGATGTGGCCTTCGTGACGGTGGCCAACGATCGCTTCCTTCCCGGTCTCGAGGCCCTGCTGCTTTCGCTGCGGGCCGTGTATCCAGAGCTCTCCAGTCCGGTCGTGGTCTTCCATGACGGCAGCCTCGGTTCCGTGGCACGTGCCGAGCTTGAAGCCATCCATCCCCGCGTGCGCTTTGAGGTTCCCCATCCTTCCTGGGCGGACGCTCTTCCCCTGGATTCGCCCAACCGTGAGCGGATCGGCCTGCTGGGTTATCTGAATACCTATGCCTTCGCGCTGGAGGGTTTTCGTCGGGTGATCGTGCTGGATTCCGATGTGCTGGTCCTCGGGCCACTCGATCCCCTGTGGGCCCCGGGGGAGGCTTTCCGTGCCGTGCCCGATTGCGGGGCACTCCCCTATGGCCTTGTCAGTGCCCACACGGGCAAACCCGTCTTGAATTCGGGGATGATCTCCATCCCGGGCTGGGCCCTCGGGCCAGCCATGCTGGATCGGATGCATCGTCTCATCAGCCTGGCCGCCCAGCCGGTGTGTCCTCTTCTGGACAGTTTCGCGGATCAGAAGGTCTGGAATCTTCTGTTTGCTGAGCATTCAGTGGAGCTGATGCCTGTCAATTTCAACTGCAACATCAAGTATGTGGTGCAGTTCCTTGAGGGCTGCACCGAGGGTCTCTCCCTTGTCCACTTTGCCGGTCCCAAGCCATGGCTGCGTGATGCCCAGCCAAGAGCGCGTTCCAAGTCCGTGGTGGATCACTGGCTATGGATCCGCCATCACCGCGAGCTCCTCTGCGCCGAGCGCCTGAGGCAGTACGAAGGCTTTCTTGCCAGCCGAGCTGCCCTGCCCGAGCTGGTGCCGGCTCCGCGTTCAAGGCCGGCCCTGCTGGCCGACGACCCCGCTGCTCTGCGGTTGGAACTGCCCACCGATCACGGCCTGCATCTGCTGCTGCCGTCGGCGGACACTTCCCAGTGGCCTCCTTCGGAGTGGCCCTCCGACTGGCAGACCCTGGTGGCAGAACTGGCTGAGCAGCAACCGCTCCACCTCTGGGCCCCCTTCTGCCTCCGGTCCATCCTGGCCAGCCTGGTGTGGCACCCCGCGATCCGTCTGGAGTTCATCCTGTTGGAGCGCCCCTTCAGTGCCCCCGACCTTGTGGACCAGGGCGGATGTGCCTTCGTGCCCTGGCGGGGCTCCCTGCGCGCGTCCTTGCGGGCGGCGGTGGAGCGGCGACTTCAGGCCATGTCGATCCGCTGGGTCGGCTCCTGA